The following coding sequences lie in one Mycobacterium gordonae genomic window:
- a CDS encoding PE family protein, whose product MSYVMAAPDLLAAAAADIAGIGSSMRAANSAAAAPTTEVLAAAGDEVSAAIASLFSSHGQAYQALNRQATAFQTEFVRTLTQGGKAYALAEAASVSPLQSILDLINAPTNLLLGRPLIGNGTDGAPGSGQNGGGGGILLGNGGNGGSGAPGGPGGAGGAAGLLGAGGIGGAGGVGGGTGGAGGTGGWLWGNGGAGGAGGTGAVGINGGAGGLGGSALLFGNGGVGGVGGTGGSGTIGTAGAPGTSMMAGGTGGPGGTGGDAGPGGAGGNGGLVYGAGGAGGTGGTGGAGGAGGVGGAGWNATTAGADGGNGGNSGAGGDGGSGGLGGVGGRGSTLFGAAGANGNGGAGGVGGNAGAPGDGGIGGAGDSVVTTGGSGGDGGNPGAVGVGGAGGGAGGPGASPGASGAIGSIIAGNGGTGGTGGHGYDAAADGAPAGTSGGKGGQGGFGGSHGRGGAGGAGGNATAGGNGGDGGWGGSSGTSGGVGGAGGAGGDGAGAGNGGNGGIGGDGINITGPAVGGAGGAGGKAATGLGGNGGTGGLALSNGAGDAIGGTGGAGGTGAAGGGDGGAGGVAINIATGNAVGGAGANGAGGGVTGNGGKGGDGGSASIANALSTAKATGGVAGIGGDGINGGNGGAGGSATTDGTGLVNPGTGGRGGNGSAGAGGTGGAGGDATVTNANSTVSLVGGTGGAGGTGFDNQLSALGGTGGTAQTNSSSAAATATGGTGGAGGNASDGTGGSGGKGGSGINDGAGTAIGGVGGVGGTGPAGGGAGGTGGSADNGGTGNAIGGAGADGTSGGSTGSGGDGGAGGGAQISNNASAATATGGKGGAGADGTSGGDGGEGGTSTTSGTGGVAGGSGGNGGSGTTGDGGQGGSGGSATIANSTSKATASAGNAGDGGTGVNGGDGGLGGTATTNGTGNVTAGKGGTGGIATTGSGGNGGDGGGVTITNSSSTVNAIGGTGGAGGVGIDNLAGGRGGAGGTAQTNSNTATTTSTGGTGGAGGTATAGTGGAGGSGGAGNNDGAGNAVGGVAGAGGTGPTGGGAGGKGGSATNGGTGAAFGGAGADGTSGGLTGTGGAGGGGGQAEVTNTGSSAAATGGKGGAGAAGTAGGKGGSGGDAITKGTGGVTAGTGGNGGDGTTASAGAGGIGGTARILNTTSNQTATGGTGGLGGNTPSGSGGSGGAGGGAEHAGVGRAFGGDGGTGGQGSATGGAGGGGGSAIQTGTGNATGGAGANGAAGDTGGAGGSGGGAQINNNASSAIAKGGTGGAGADGPIGGAGGSGGAASTNGTGGVFSGAGGAGGQGIDDVGGAGGGGGSASISNNSSTATAVGGAGGDGGVGATNGGNGGAGGSASTTGIGNVTPGAGGKGGAGLGDGGAGGQGGAATVTNAASAATAKGGTGGAGGTATTGTGGSGGAGGQGSHTGAGTGAGGTGGAGGKGASGGGAGGDGGSGINSGTGSAVGGDGADGNTTTGGVGGAGGNGGSAQIDNSGSNATATGGKGGAGAAGPAGGGGGLGGDATNTGKGSTIAGAGGSGANGTAGAGGTGGDGGTATISNPNSTSAATGGDGGAGGNGQSGGKGGSGGAATTSGTGSVTPGTGGAGGTGTTGLGGSGGRGGDAAITNTTSAATAKGGTGGAGGTGVSGGRGGDGGSGEGNSATTAAIGGTGGAGGTATGVTGTGGAGGTGGAATQAGGGSATGGAGGAAGSGANGGAGGSGGSALNIGGTGPATGGGGADGAAGTIGAGGAGGAGGAAQVNTSTSTGGATGGNGGKGGGGSTGGAGGKGGDATNFGVGISAAGNGGAGGTGTGSGGLGGDGGTATVDNSGSVAVAKGGTGGAGGSGFNGGKGGSGGGASTTGLGGANGGTGGAGGSSTGAIAGGGAGGRGGDAVISNTGSSAAATGGNGGSGGSGADNSGVLGRGGDGGNAQSKSGLGASGAVGGTGGTGGVATNGTGGAGGTGGQAIHTAAGTATGGLGGNGGNGTTSGGAGGNGGQAANSGTGNAKGGNGGLGSAGSTTGNGGAGGLGGDAFVSEQTSAGSATGGKGGAGAAGGATGGNGGNGGAGGNATNQGLGSAAGGAGAAGGGANGGTAGAGGAGGTGFITNTGSAAAASGGLGGLGGSGAQGGSGGAGGLGYSDGTGKGIGGDGGNGGTSSLATAKGGNGGNGGDAHVGAGGSTTVGKGGNGGNGPAGFGTNGTNGSVI is encoded by the coding sequence ATGTCATACGTAATGGCAGCACCGGATTTATTGGCCGCGGCGGCAGCGGATATAGCAGGCATCGGCTCGTCCATGCGCGCGGCGAATTCGGCGGCCGCGGCGCCGACCACCGAGGTGTTGGCCGCCGCGGGCGATGAGGTGTCCGCGGCCATCGCGTCCCTCTTTTCCAGCCACGGCCAGGCCTATCAGGCCCTTAACCGGCAGGCGACGGCATTCCAGACGGAGTTCGTCCGGACGCTGACCCAGGGCGGTAAGGCGTACGCGCTCGCCGAGGCCGCGAGCGTGTCACCCCTGCAATCGATCTTGGATCTGATCAACGCACCCACCAACCTCCTGCTGGGTCGTCCGCTGATCGGCAACGGCACCGACGGCGCGCCGGGAAGCGGGCAGAACGGAGGGGGCGGCGGGATCCTCTTGGGCAACGGCGGCAATGGTGGCTCGGGCGCCCCCGGCGGACCGGGAGGTGCCGGTGGAGCGGCCGGGCTACTTGGCGCCGGCGGGATCGGCGGCGCCGGCGGAGTCGGCGGGGGCACCGGCGGCGCGGGTGGCACCGGTGGGTGGCTGTGGGGCAACGGGGGGGCCGGCGGAGCGGGCGGTACCGGGGCAGTGGGAATCAATGGTGGCGCGGGCGGACTCGGCGGTAGTGCCCTGTTATTCGGCAACGGCGGGGTCGGCGGCGTGGGCGGGACCGGTGGCTCCGGCACGATCGGCACTGCGGGCGCACCCGGCACCTCGATGATGGCCGGCGGAACGGGCGGTCCCGGTGGTACGGGCGGCGACGCCGGTCCGGGTGGCGCGGGCGGTAATGGCGGGCTGGTGTACGGCGCGGGCGGGGCCGGCGGCACCGGGGGTACGGGCGGCGCCGGTGGTGCGGGTGGGGTCGGCGGGGCGGGGTGGAATGCGACCACCGCCGGAGCAGACGGCGGCAACGGCGGCAACAGTGGCGCCGGGGGCGATGGCGGCAGCGGCGGTTTGGGCGGTGTCGGCGGACGCGGCTCGACGCTTTTCGGCGCCGCGGGAGCAAACGGAAATGGCGGAGCCGGTGGGGTCGGAGGCAATGCCGGAGCACCCGGCGACGGCGGTATCGGCGGTGCGGGTGATTCCGTCGTGACCACCGGCGGCTCCGGCGGCGACGGCGGGAACCCTGGCGCCGTGGGAGTCGGCGGTGCCGGCGGTGGGGCCGGCGGGCCGGGTGCCAGTCCCGGCGCCAGCGGTGCGATCGGAAGCATCATCGCGGGCAACGGCGGTACCGGGGGGACAGGCGGCCACGGCTACGACGCCGCCGCCGACGGAGCTCCCGCCGGGACATCTGGCGGCAAAGGCGGACAAGGCGGGTTCGGCGGCAGCCATGGGCGCGGGGGAGCTGGCGGGGCCGGCGGCAACGCCACGGCCGGCGGAAATGGCGGCGACGGCGGGTGGGGCGGCAGTAGCGGTACGTCCGGGGGTGTCGGCGGTGCGGGTGGTGCTGGCGGTGACGGCGCCGGCGCCGGCAACGGCGGCAACGGCGGAATCGGCGGCGATGGGATCAACATCACCGGACCGGCGGTCGGCGGTGCCGGAGGTGCCGGAGGTAAGGCTGCAACCGGCCTCGGCGGGAACGGCGGCACCGGCGGTCTCGCGTTGAGCAACGGCGCCGGCGACGCAATCGGTGGTACCGGTGGGGCCGGCGGCACCGGTGCTGCGGGCGGGGGAGACGGCGGCGCAGGCGGCGTTGCCATAAACATCGCAACTGGAAACGCTGTCGGCGGCGCCGGTGCCAACGGCGCCGGCGGGGGCGTCACGGGCAACGGTGGCAAAGGCGGGGACGGCGGCAGCGCTTCCATCGCCAACGCGCTGTCGACGGCGAAAGCAACTGGAGGCGTCGCGGGTATCGGCGGCGACGGCATCAATGGCGGAAACGGCGGCGCCGGTGGGTCAGCGACGACCGACGGAACGGGACTTGTCAATCCCGGTACCGGAGGTAGAGGTGGCAACGGCTCTGCCGGCGCCGGCGGAACCGGCGGCGCCGGCGGCGACGCAACCGTCACCAACGCGAACTCAACGGTGAGCCTGGTCGGCGGCACCGGCGGGGCTGGCGGCACCGGATTCGACAACCAGTTGTCCGCACTGGGCGGCACCGGGGGGACCGCGCAAACCAACAGCAGCAGCGCCGCGGCGACAGCCACCGGCGGCACCGGCGGGGCCGGGGGCAACGCCAGCGACGGCACCGGTGGAAGCGGGGGCAAGGGCGGATCCGGCATCAACGATGGGGCAGGCACGGCCATCGGCGGCGTGGGCGGGGTGGGTGGTACCGGTCCTGCCGGTGGCGGAGCCGGTGGAACAGGCGGGTCTGCCGACAACGGCGGAACGGGCAACGCGATCGGTGGCGCGGGTGCTGACGGCACCAGCGGCGGGTCTACCGGCTCCGGCGGTGACGGCGGAGCCGGCGGCGGCGCCCAGATCAGCAACAACGCTTCCGCCGCGACGGCCACCGGCGGCAAAGGCGGTGCGGGTGCCGACGGCACTTCCGGTGGCGACGGCGGTGAGGGCGGGACCAGCACGACCTCGGGGACAGGAGGCGTAGCAGGCGGCTCGGGCGGCAACGGCGGCAGCGGCACCACCGGCGACGGCGGACAGGGTGGCTCCGGCGGCTCGGCGACCATCGCCAATTCCACTTCGAAAGCCACCGCTTCCGCTGGAAACGCCGGCGACGGCGGCACCGGCGTCAATGGCGGCGACGGCGGACTCGGCGGGACGGCCACGACCAACGGGACCGGCAACGTCACCGCCGGGAAGGGCGGCACCGGTGGTATCGCCACCACCGGCAGCGGCGGCAATGGCGGCGACGGCGGCGGCGTCACCATCACCAACTCGAGCTCGACAGTCAATGCGATCGGTGGCACCGGCGGTGCCGGCGGTGTCGGTATCGACAATCTCGCCGGCGGACGCGGCGGCGCTGGCGGTACCGCACAAACCAACAGCAACACCGCCACAACCACATCCACCGGCGGCACCGGCGGTGCCGGCGGCACCGCCACCGCGGGCACCGGCGGTGCCGGCGGCTCTGGAGGCGCCGGGAATAACGACGGAGCCGGGAACGCCGTCGGCGGAGTCGCCGGCGCGGGCGGAACGGGTCCCACCGGAGGTGGGGCCGGCGGCAAGGGAGGTTCGGCGACCAACGGCGGAACCGGTGCCGCATTCGGTGGCGCGGGCGCGGACGGCACGAGCGGCGGCCTCACCGGCACCGGCGGCGCCGGCGGAGGCGGCGGTCAAGCAGAGGTGACTAACACCGGGTCCAGCGCCGCGGCTACCGGCGGCAAGGGCGGCGCTGGTGCTGCCGGCACCGCCGGCGGTAAGGGCGGGTCTGGCGGCGACGCGATCACCAAGGGAACGGGAGGCGTCACCGCCGGCACAGGCGGCAATGGTGGCGATGGCACTACCGCTTCCGCCGGCGCCGGCGGCATCGGTGGCACCGCACGCATCCTCAACACCACCTCCAACCAGACCGCGACCGGTGGTACCGGCGGGCTCGGCGGCAACACCCCGTCCGGCTCCGGCGGAAGCGGAGGCGCCGGCGGTGGCGCTGAACACGCCGGAGTCGGTCGCGCGTTCGGCGGAGACGGCGGGACCGGCGGTCAGGGGTCCGCGACAGGTGGGGCCGGCGGTGGCGGAGGTTCTGCGATCCAGACCGGAACCGGCAACGCCACTGGCGGAGCCGGTGCGAATGGCGCCGCCGGAGACACCGGGGGAGCGGGTGGCAGCGGCGGAGGCGCGCAGATCAACAACAACGCGTCGTCGGCCATCGCTAAAGGCGGCACCGGCGGAGCAGGCGCCGATGGTCCCATCGGCGGGGCCGGCGGCTCGGGCGGCGCCGCATCAACCAACGGCACGGGTGGAGTCTTCTCCGGGGCCGGCGGGGCCGGCGGCCAGGGAATCGACGACGTGGGCGGAGCCGGCGGTGGCGGCGGCTCCGCGAGCATCTCCAACAACAGCTCCACGGCAACTGCCGTCGGCGGCGCCGGCGGAGACGGCGGTGTCGGTGCCACCAATGGCGGCAACGGCGGAGCCGGTGGCTCGGCGTCCACGACCGGAATAGGAAATGTCACTCCCGGCGCTGGCGGCAAGGGTGGCGCCGGCCTCGGTGACGGCGGAGCGGGTGGTCAAGGCGGTGCCGCGACCGTCACCAACGCCGCCTCTGCGGCCACTGCCAAGGGCGGCACCGGTGGCGCCGGCGGCACCGCAACGACCGGCACCGGCGGTAGTGGCGGCGCCGGCGGCCAGGGATCCCATACCGGAGCGGGCACCGGCGCGGGCGGCACCGGCGGAGCGGGCGGTAAGGGCGCGAGCGGCGGCGGAGCCGGCGGCGACGGTGGCAGTGGGATCAACAGCGGAACTGGCAGCGCCGTCGGTGGCGACGGCGCAGACGGAAACACCACAACCGGCGGAGTCGGCGGTGCCGGCGGCAACGGTGGCAGCGCACAGATCGACAACAGCGGCTCGAACGCCACCGCTACCGGCGGCAAGGGTGGCGCGGGCGCCGCTGGCCCGGCAGGCGGCGGCGGCGGGCTCGGAGGCGACGCGACGAACACCGGCAAGGGAAGCACGATCGCCGGAGCCGGCGGCTCCGGCGCCAACGGCACCGCAGGTGCCGGGGGAACCGGCGGCGACGGCGGAACCGCCACCATCTCCAACCCCAACTCCACGTCAGCTGCGACCGGTGGCGACGGTGGAGCCGGCGGCAACGGCCAGAGCGGGGGCAAGGGCGGGTCCGGCGGTGCGGCGACTACGAGCGGAACCGGAAGTGTCACGCCGGGCACCGGCGGCGCGGGCGGTACCGGGACCACGGGTCTCGGCGGAAGCGGCGGTCGAGGCGGTGACGCCGCCATCACCAATACGACGTCGGCGGCTACCGCCAAGGGCGGAACTGGAGGTGCCGGCGGTACCGGCGTCAGCGGCGGTCGCGGTGGCGACGGGGGCTCGGGCGAGGGGAACAGTGCGACGACGGCCGCCATCGGCGGTACCGGCGGCGCCGGCGGCACGGCCACCGGTGTTACCGGCACCGGCGGAGCCGGCGGCACCGGCGGTGCGGCGACTCAAGCCGGTGGCGGCAGCGCCACTGGCGGCGCGGGCGGTGCAGCGGGTAGCGGCGCCAACGGCGGTGCGGGTGGCAGCGGCGGCTCCGCGCTCAACATCGGCGGAACAGGCCCCGCCACCGGTGGCGGCGGCGCAGACGGCGCCGCCGGAACCATCGGAGCCGGCGGTGCCGGTGGCGCCGGCGGTGCCGCGCAGGTCAACACCTCCACGTCGACCGGTGGGGCCACCGGAGGCAACGGCGGCAAGGGCGGCGGTGGCAGCACTGGCGGAGCAGGCGGCAAAGGCGGCGATGCGACCAATTTCGGCGTGGGAATCAGCGCCGCCGGTAACGGGGGCGCGGGTGGAACCGGGACCGGAAGCGGCGGGTTGGGTGGCGACGGTGGCACCGCGACCGTTGACAACTCCGGCTCCGTGGCGGTGGCGAAGGGCGGCACCGGCGGTGCCGGTGGCAGCGGGTTCAACGGCGGGAAAGGCGGATCCGGAGGCGGAGCATCTACGACCGGCTTGGGGGGCGCCAATGGCGGCACTGGCGGTGCCGGCGGCAGCAGCACCGGTGCCATCGCCGGCGGGGGAGCCGGCGGACGAGGTGGCGACGCCGTCATCTCGAACACCGGCTCGTCGGCCGCCGCCACCGGCGGCAATGGCGGCTCCGGCGGCAGCGGCGCCGACAACAGTGGCGTCCTGGGACGCGGCGGTGACGGCGGCAACGCTCAAAGCAAGAGCGGCCTCGGCGCGAGCGGGGCCGTCGGCGGCACCGGCGGAACCGGCGGCGTCGCTACCAACGGCACCGGCGGCGCCGGCGGCACTGGCGGACAGGCCATTCATACCGCTGCCGGTACTGCCACGGGCGGCCTCGGCGGCAACGGCGGCAACGGCACAACCAGCGGCGGCGCAGGCGGTAATGGCGGGCAGGCCGCCAACAGCGGAACCGGCAACGCGAAGGGCGGCAATGGCGGCCTAGGCAGCGCAGGTTCGACAACTGGAAACGGCGGGGCCGGCGGTCTCGGCGGCGATGCTTTCGTTTCCGAGCAAACCTCGGCCGGCAGCGCCACCGGCGGCAAGGGTGGGGCCGGGGCGGCAGGCGGCGCGACCGGCGGCAACGGCGGCAATGGCGGCGCCGGAGGCAACGCCACCAACCAGGGCCTCGGCTCCGCCGCCGGCGGCGCCGGAGCCGCCGGCGGCGGGGCGAATGGCGGCACCGCCGGCGCCGGCGGGGCAGGCGGAACCGGATTCATCACCAATACCGGCAGCGCCGCCGCCGCAAGCGGCGGCCTGGGAGGTCTCGGCGGAAGCGGCGCACAGGGCGGCTCTGGTGGAGCCGGCGGCCTGGGTTACTCCGATGGCACCGGCAAAGGCATCGGCGGAGATGGCGGCAACGGGGGTACCAGCAGCCTGGCCACCGCCAAGGGCGGCAACGGCGGCAACGGCGGCGACGCCCATGTGGGTGCTGGTGGCAGCACAACGGTCGGCAAGGGCGGCAACGGCGGCAACGGGCCGGCCGGCTTCGGCACCAACGGCACCAACGGAAGCGTCATCTGA
- a CDS encoding competence/damage-inducible protein A: MSARAGIVVTGTEVLTGRVQDRNGPWLADRLLELGVELAHITICGDRPADIEAQLRFMADQGVDLIITSGGLGPTADDMTVEVVARFCGRELKLDEALENRIAEILKSLMARNPAFAALMEPGKFESVRAANRKQAMVPVGAQILDPVGTAPGVVVPGKPTVLVLPGPPRELQPMWRRAIETSGVQDAIAGRTVYRQEMVRMFGLPESGLAETLRDAETAIPGFASLEITTCLRRGELEIVTRYEPDAAETYAQLTEMLRERHGEQVFSEDGSQVDDLVARLLAGRRIATAESCTAGLLAARPTDRPGSSEYVTGGVVSYSNEAKVELLGVDAALIGRYGAVSEPVAEAMAAGALKRFDADTAVAITGIAGPGGGTEEKPVGTVCFTVACSDGPTVTRTLRLPGNRSDVRERSTTVAMHMLLRALSS, from the coding sequence GTGAGCGCACGCGCAGGAATCGTAGTCACCGGCACCGAGGTTCTGACCGGGCGAGTACAGGACCGCAACGGCCCCTGGCTCGCTGACCGGCTGCTGGAATTGGGCGTCGAACTGGCGCACATCACCATCTGTGGTGACCGTCCGGCCGACATCGAGGCGCAGCTGCGATTCATGGCCGACCAAGGGGTCGACCTGATCATCACCAGCGGTGGCCTGGGCCCGACGGCCGACGATATGACGGTCGAGGTGGTAGCCCGGTTCTGTGGACGTGAGCTGAAGCTCGACGAAGCGCTGGAGAACAGGATCGCCGAGATCCTCAAGTCCCTGATGGCGCGCAATCCCGCGTTCGCCGCGCTGATGGAACCGGGAAAGTTCGAGTCGGTGCGGGCGGCCAACCGCAAGCAGGCGATGGTTCCGGTTGGTGCGCAGATTCTTGACCCGGTGGGTACCGCACCGGGAGTGGTCGTGCCAGGCAAGCCGACCGTGCTGGTGCTGCCTGGCCCCCCTCGCGAATTGCAACCCATGTGGCGCAGAGCAATTGAGACCTCCGGAGTGCAGGACGCGATCGCCGGCCGCACCGTCTATCGCCAGGAGATGGTGCGAATGTTCGGGCTGCCGGAGTCGGGGCTGGCCGAGACGCTGCGCGACGCCGAGACCGCGATTCCCGGCTTCGCTTCCCTGGAAATCACCACCTGCCTCAGACGCGGTGAACTGGAGATCGTGACGCGCTACGAACCCGACGCTGCGGAAACTTACGCACAACTGACCGAAATGCTGCGCGAGCGCCACGGCGAACAGGTGTTCTCCGAGGATGGCTCGCAGGTCGACGATCTGGTCGCGCGGCTGCTGGCCGGGCGTCGGATCGCGACGGCGGAATCCTGCACCGCCGGGCTGTTGGCGGCCCGGCCGACCGACCGCCCCGGATCCTCGGAATACGTGACCGGCGGCGTGGTTTCCTACTCGAACGAGGCCAAGGTGGAACTACTCGGCGTCGACGCCGCCCTGATCGGCCGATACGGCGCGGTTTCCGAGCCGGTGGCCGAGGCGATGGCCGCGGGTGCGCTCAAACGCTTCGACGCCGATACCGCGGTCGCCATCACCGGAATCGCCGGGCCCGGCGGCGGAACAGAGGAAAAGCCCGTCGGCACAGTCTGTTTCACCGTCGCATGCAGCGACGGTCCGACCGTCACCCGCACGCTGAGGCTACCCGGCAACCGTTCCGACGTCCGGGAACGCTCCACCACGGTAGCCATGCACATGCTGCTGCGGGCACTCAGCTCTTAG
- a CDS encoding MFS transporter, which translates to MTRQRLTSDQRNSFLAAFLGWTMDAFDFFIVVLVYADIAETFHRSRTEVAFVTTATLVMRPVGALLFGLWADRVGRRLPLLVDVLFYSVVGFLCAFAPNFTVLVILRLLYGIGMGGEWGLGAALAMEKVPTERRGFFSGLLQEGYSFGYLLASLASLVVMNGFGLSWRWLFALSIVPAMISLIIRYKVEESEVWEAAQDRMRLTKTRVRDVLREAKVIRRFFYLVLLMTAFNWMSHGTQDVYPTFLKATDDHGAGLSSATARWLVIVYNVGAIVGGLAFGTLSQRFSRRYTIVFCAVLALPIVPIFAYSRTAAMLCLGSFLMQFFVQGAWGCIPAHLTELSPDAIRGLYPGVTYQLGNLLAAFNLPIQEHLAETHGYPFALAATIVPVLVMVALLTLIGKDATGIRFGSAESAFLPAKS; encoded by the coding sequence GTGACGAGACAGCGGTTGACCAGCGACCAGCGCAACTCCTTCTTGGCAGCTTTCCTGGGTTGGACGATGGACGCCTTCGATTTCTTCATCGTCGTGCTGGTTTACGCCGACATCGCCGAGACGTTCCACCGCAGCAGGACTGAGGTCGCGTTCGTCACGACGGCGACACTCGTGATGCGTCCCGTCGGCGCGTTGCTGTTCGGGCTGTGGGCTGACCGGGTCGGCCGACGGCTGCCCTTGCTGGTCGACGTGCTGTTCTACTCGGTGGTGGGGTTCCTGTGCGCGTTCGCGCCGAATTTCACCGTGCTGGTGATCCTGCGACTGCTGTACGGCATCGGCATGGGCGGAGAGTGGGGGTTGGGCGCGGCGCTGGCTATGGAGAAGGTTCCCACCGAGCGGCGCGGGTTTTTCTCCGGTTTGCTGCAGGAGGGTTACTCGTTCGGTTATCTGCTGGCCAGCCTGGCCTCGCTGGTGGTCATGAACGGGTTCGGCTTGTCTTGGCGCTGGTTGTTCGCGTTGAGCATCGTCCCTGCCATGATCAGCTTGATCATCCGTTACAAGGTGGAGGAATCCGAGGTCTGGGAGGCCGCCCAGGACCGCATGCGGCTGACCAAAACCCGGGTGCGCGACGTCCTGCGCGAGGCCAAGGTCATCCGTCGGTTTTTCTACCTGGTATTGCTGATGACCGCCTTCAATTGGATGAGTCACGGCACCCAGGACGTCTACCCCACCTTCCTCAAGGCAACCGACGACCACGGTGCGGGTCTATCCAGCGCGACCGCGCGCTGGCTCGTCATCGTCTACAACGTCGGCGCCATCGTCGGCGGACTGGCCTTCGGCACGTTGTCCCAGCGCTTCAGCCGCCGCTACACCATCGTGTTCTGCGCCGTACTAGCCCTGCCGATCGTGCCGATCTTCGCCTATTCGCGCACCGCGGCGATGTTGTGTCTGGGTTCGTTTCTGATGCAGTTTTTCGTGCAGGGGGCGTGGGGTTGCATCCCGGCCCATCTCACCGAGCTGTCGCCGGACGCCATCCGCGGCCTGTATCCGGGCGTGACGTATCAGTTGGGCAATTTGCTGGCGGCGTTCAACCTGCCGATCCAGGAGCACCTGGCCGAAACGCACGGCTACCCGTTCGCACTGGCGGCGACGATTGTGCCGGTGCTGGTGATGGTGGCGTTGTTGACGCTGATCGGCAAGGACGCCACCGGAATTCGGTTCGGCTCGGCGGAAAGTGCGTTTCTCCCGGCTAAGAGCTGA
- a CDS encoding amidohydrolase family protein: MRIIDADGHVAENSTLAFEALKRWPDRVQLSNDRRPRLTIEGRNYPEDTGPGAGCPPEHGITRAPGINCSTAEGVLADADRDHLDTMVLYPSLGLCVPSLEDPVFAAGFARLYNQWIADFCEPTHGRLRGVAVTPIEHGEVAVDIMVEAKELGLVATLVPPALKTRNLDHPDLDRFYAAAVQLNMPLGIHGAPGIHLPKIGVDRFTNYIQVHCISFPFDQMTAMTALVSGGVFDRHPGLRVAFLEAGAGWVPFFIDRLHEHYEKRGDWIEGGWRRDPHDYLRAGNIWVTCEPEEPILPGVIDVLGDDFIMFASDYPHWDGEWPESTKRLRQRRDISRQSREKIGGLNAQRFYGLN, translated from the coding sequence ATGCGGATCATCGATGCCGATGGACACGTCGCCGAAAACTCGACTCTTGCTTTTGAGGCGTTGAAACGCTGGCCGGATCGTGTGCAGTTGAGCAACGATCGACGGCCGCGGCTGACGATCGAAGGCCGCAACTATCCCGAAGACACCGGCCCGGGCGCCGGATGCCCGCCCGAGCACGGCATCACCAGGGCGCCGGGCATCAATTGCTCGACGGCTGAGGGAGTGCTCGCCGACGCCGACCGCGATCATCTGGACACCATGGTGCTCTATCCCAGCCTCGGGCTCTGCGTGCCCAGCCTCGAAGATCCGGTATTCGCCGCCGGTTTCGCGCGCCTCTACAACCAGTGGATCGCCGATTTCTGTGAACCGACGCATGGCCGGTTGCGCGGTGTGGCCGTGACGCCGATCGAACACGGCGAGGTGGCCGTCGACATCATGGTCGAAGCCAAGGAGCTGGGATTGGTCGCGACGCTGGTCCCTCCGGCGCTGAAAACCCGCAATCTCGATCACCCCGACCTTGACCGTTTCTACGCCGCTGCCGTGCAGCTGAACATGCCGCTGGGCATCCACGGCGCGCCCGGCATACACCTGCCCAAGATCGGCGTCGATCGCTTCACCAATTACATCCAGGTGCACTGCATCAGCTTTCCGTTCGATCAGATGACGGCGATGACGGCGCTGGTGTCCGGCGGTGTGTTCGATCGTCACCCCGGACTCCGGGTCGCGTTTCTGGAGGCCGGGGCCGGGTGGGTTCCGTTCTTCATCGATCGCCTGCACGAGCATTACGAGAAGCGCGGTGACTGGATCGAGGGTGGCTGGCGCCGTGACCCGCACGACTACCTGCGAGCCGGCAACATCTGGGTGACCTGCGAACCGGAAGAGCCGATCCTGCCGGGCGTCATCGACGTATTGGGTGACGACTTCATCATGTTCGCCAGCGACTACCCACATTGGGACGGGGAGTGGCCGGAAAGCACGAAGCGGTTGCGGCAGCGACGCGATATCAGCAGGCAATCGCGGGAAAAGATCGGCGGACTCAACGCCCAGCGCTTCTACGGGCTCAATTAG
- a CDS encoding phage holin family protein, with product MVAFLVRAALTGLALWVVTLFVPGLTFVGGNSTLQRIGIIFVVAVLFGLVNAIVKPIVQILSIPMYILTLGLFHIVINALMLWITAQITKDTTHWGLQIDHFWWTAIWAAILLSIVSWILSLLTRRASRRRQ from the coding sequence ATGGTGGCTTTTCTGGTACGCGCAGCATTGACTGGACTCGCCTTGTGGGTCGTCACCCTTTTCGTGCCCGGCTTGACCTTCGTCGGCGGCAACAGCACGCTGCAGCGGATCGGCATCATCTTCGTGGTCGCGGTGCTCTTCGGATTGGTGAACGCCATCGTCAAACCGATCGTGCAGATTCTGTCGATTCCGATGTACATCCTGACCCTGGGACTGTTCCACATCGTGATCAATGCGTTAATGCTGTGGATCACGGCGCAGATCACCAAGGACACCACCCACTGGGGTCTGCAGATAGACCACTTCTGGTGGACCGCAATCTGGGCGGCAATCCTATTGTCGATCGTTAGCTGGATCCTGTCGCTACTGACCCGCCGGGCCAGCCGGCGCCGCCAATAA